A part of Bacillus rossius redtenbacheri isolate Brsri chromosome 1, Brsri_v3, whole genome shotgun sequence genomic DNA contains:
- the LOC134529864 gene encoding uncharacterized protein LOC134529864 — MKRTVSGVPVAAGQPSTSGALQPSTSGAVQPSTSGTYQLVSSQVCAPSPGNGCAYCGKLFSASRNARRHERICAANPGCNTTSQCHICGMTISRKDSLARHMRTCEGTAEHSTGSRCIHCGQQFEHSHHARRHEKSQCSFNPERIEFTCTTCQGEFTRKDNLLTHIKTCKGLAPKRRCVDVTSGLQQPGPSTRPQYVASVPDQAQRDLEAQAPDQAQVDLEAGGTGFVEAESAFRRNLKTLVAVNNGATKDICTYLGEMKNNLINRISQEVRENGPVKFNVWLECDYAKPAPFDEGVDKRAFKTKNVPIYEESDIEEAVTECIEKICREEDEYVSKGSGWTLSAVKKIQLRFNKLVPLRVSSYIDLPAVIKNRKAVINPMNLEDSECFKWAILARYVEGVSPQRVDKRYHDLEGKFDFSGLEFPTPLHQIKVFEQNNKEVSVNVYNIDENDKIAPVRVGKEEKQHHFDLLLLSNEDSNSHFCYIKNFSRLVRPQITAHHANIHVCKRCFTYYHDLTRDSGLTGQQCLDAHRKFCNTHAPVRVEMPKPDKNGKPPVMEFKNYHHMTKMPIVVYADFEALLVPISSCQPDPQQSGTYAYQKHEAYSYCIYVKVDNSVIPAMLTASLPQEPMLYRGPDAEAKFVEDIVDIGNQVKEIYQTSLPMTPLTAQENARFAAAQQCCYCNTVFTMENYNVKDHDHFSGKYLGAACNSCNLLRRRPKKLVVYFHNLSYDEKFIIKKLGYDNKEIFIIPHTQEKMITFSKSLGNKFSVQFIDTFRFMARSLASLASYLPADKFKETSKYFTPEEMSLVTRKGIFPYDYVSSWEKLDEPQLPAKEDFYNMLNDSHINDAEYSHAQAVWNKFGCVTLGEYSDVYLKTDVLLLADVFENFRQLCLDTYGLDCSHYVSSPGFTFDAMLKQTQVRLELITDYDMYMFIEAGIRGGVAQVVKRHCKANNVCLPRTYDPSQSSKHILYLDANNLYGWAMSLPLPVRSFRWVGADIDVMTIPDEGRMGYILEVDVEYPSALHEEHKDLPFLPVSQCPPGSRQTKLMTTLEHKENYIIHYRNLKQALQHGLQIKKIHRVLQFEQRAWMKSYIEKNTIMRQHATNDFEKEFFKLANNSCFGKLMENKFKRQRMELVCSEARLRKVIAKPAFQDRTILDEDLSLIKLQHEKIYLDRPIYAGFAVLDLSKTLMYNFHYDVMKTRYKDNISLAYMDTDCFTYEIKTRNFYQDLADDSALMSVFDTSAYPIGHPCYSPTNKKVVGKFKDECNGVTMEEFVGLRAKLYTYRYGETITKRAKGIQKCVV; from the coding sequence atgaagaggaccgtgtctggtgttcccgtggcagccggccagccctcaacatcgggagccctccagccctcgacatcgggagccgtccagccctcgacatcggggaCCTACCAGCTTGTGTCATCTCAGGTATGTGCACCGTcaccagggaatgggtgtgcgTACTGTGGCAAATTGTTTTCCGCTAGCCGTAATGCCAGACGGCATGAGCGCATCTGCGCAGCTAATCCTGGCTGTAATACAACAAGCCAATGTCATATCTGCGGTATGACAATAAGCCGCAAGGACAGTTTGGCCCGCCATATGAGAACGTGTGAGGGCACCGCCGAGCACAGCACAGGCTCGAGGTGCATTCACTGCGGGCAGCAATTTGAACATAGTCACCATGCCAGACGCCACGAGAAGAGCCAGTGCTCATTCAACCCTGAGCGCATTGAATTTACATGCACTACATGCCAGGGCGAGTTTACCCGCAAAGACAATCTATTAACGCACATCAAGACGTGCAAGGGTCTGGCTCCCAAGAGACGGTGCGTAGACGTGACCTccggcctgcaacagcccggccccagcactcgtccgcaatatgtggcgagtgtgcccgaccaggcacagcgagacttggaggcgcaagcgcctgaccaggctcaggttgaCTTGGAGGCAGGCGGTACCGGGTTCGTTGAGGCGGAGAGTGCGTTCCGCAGAAATTTAAAGACCTTAGTGGCAGTCAACAATGGTGCGACCAAAGACATTTGCACGTACCTGggtgaaatgaaaaataacttgatcaatcgcatttcccaggaagtacgtgaaaatggcccagtgaagttcaatgtatggcttgaatgcgattatgccaagcccgctcccttcgatgaaggtgtCGACAAGAGGGCGTTCAAGACGAAGAATGTACCCATCTACGAAGAGAGCGACATTGAAGAGGCAGTAACGGAATGCATTGAGAAAATATGTAGGGAGGAAGACGAATACGTCAGCAAGGGATCCGGGTGGACCTTGTCTGCAGTAAAGAAAATTCAGCTCCGTTTCAACAAGCTAGTTCCTCTTcgagtctcctcctacattgaCCTGCCTGCTGTcatcaagaacaggaaagcagtaataaatcccatgaacctggaagacagcgagtgcttcaagtgggccatactggcgcggtacgtggagggggtGAGTCCTCAACGTGTGGACAAGCGCTACCACGACCTGgagggaaaatttgatttttcaggattggagttccctacccccctccaccaaatcaaagtgtttgagcaaaacaacaaagaagtgtctgtcaacgtctacaacattgacgagaacgacaagatcgcgccagtgcgtgtggggaaggaagaaaagcaacatcatttcgacctcctgCTTCTGTCGAACGAAGATAGTAACTCTCATTTCTGCTATATTAAGAACTTCTCAAGACTCGTCAGGCCTCAGATCACAGCCCATCATGCGAATATACATGTCTGCAAGAGATGCTTCACGTACTATCACGATTTGACACGAGATTCAGGGCtgacagggcagcagtgtctcgacgcgcacagaaagttctgcaacacccatgctcccgtacgcgtcgagatgccgaagccaGACAAGAACGGCAAGCCACCTGTCATGGAGTTTAAAAATTACCACCACATGACAAAGATGCCCATCGTCGTTTATGCGGATTTTGAAGCCCTGCTAGTACCCATCTCatcatgccagccggacccccagcaaTCAGGCACCTATGCATATCAAAAACATGAAGCATACAGCTATTGTATCTATGTAAAGGTCGACAATAGCGTGATCCCAGCCATGCTCACCGCCTCGCTGCCACAAGAGCCGATGCTATACAGGGGGCCCGATGCTGAAGCAAAATTCGTGGAGGACATAGTCGATATTGGGAATCAGGTGAAGGAAATATACCAGACCAGCCTGCCCATGACGCCGCTGACGGCTCAAGAGAATGCCAGATTCGCCGCAGCCCAACAGTGCTGCTACTGTAATACAGTATTTACCATGGAAAATTATAATGTCaaggaccacgaccacttcagtggaaagtaccttggtgccgcctgcaacagctgcaatcttctgcgcaggcggcccaagaagcttgttgtgtacttccacaacctcagctacgacgagaagtttatcatcaagaaactgggctacgacaacaaggaaatattcataatcccccacacgcaggaaaaaatgataacattttcgaaaagtctgggcaacaaattctccgtacagtttatcgacacattcaggttcatggcacgaagtttggcgtccctcgcgtcgtacctgccagccgacaaatTCAAAGAGACTTCGAAATATTTCACACCAGAAGAAATGTCCCTCGTCACGAGAAAGGGTATATTCCCTTATgattatgtttccagctgggagaaactggacgaGCCACAACTGCCTGCAAAGGAAGATTTTTACAATATGTTAAATGACAGCCATATCAATGATGCAGAATACAGTCATGCGCAGGCAGTGTGGAACAAGTTCGGCTGTGTGACCCTGGGCGAGTACAGCGACGTATATTTAAAGACGGACGTGCTGCTTCTTGCAGACGTTTTCGAGAACTTTCGTCAGCTCTGTCTCGACACGTACGGGCTTGACTGCAGCCACTATGTCAGCTCcccagggttcacgttcgacgccatgttgaaacaGACGCAGGTACGACTAGAGCTTATAACCgactatgacatgtatatgttcatcGAGGCTGGGATCAGGGGTGGGGTGGCACAAGTGGTGAAGCGTCACTGTAAGGCCAACAacgtctgccttccccgcacctacgatcccagccagtcGTCGAAGCACATACTCTATCTGGACGCCAACAACCTCTACGGATGGGCCATGTCGCTGCCGCTGCCAGTCAGAAGCTTCAGGTGGGTGGGCGCCGATATCGACGTGATgacgatacctgacgaggggcggatggggtacatcctagaagttgatgtagagtatccgtctgccctccacgaggaacataaggacctgccgttcctgcccgtcagccagtgcccgcccggctcgagacaaactaaattaatgacaactctcgagcataaggaaaattacatcattcattatagaaacctgaagcaagctctccagcacggactgcaaataaagaaaattcatagAGTACTTCAATTTGAGCAACGTGCGTGGATGAAGtcctatattgaaaaaaatacgatTATGAGACAACATGCTACAAATGATTTCGAGAAGGAATTCTTCAAGCTGGCAAATAACTCCTGCTTTGGCAAGCtcatggaaaataaattcaagcGGCAGCGTATGGAGCTCGTATGCAGCGAGGCGAGGCTCCGAAAGGTTATtgccaagccagcgttccaggaccgaaccatttTGGACGAAGACCTATCGTTAATAAAACTCCAACATGAGAAAATATATCTTGACCGCCCTATATATGCGGGGTTTGCGGTTCTGGACTTGTCCAAAACGCTCATGTATAATTTCCACTATGATGTGATGAAGACAAGATATAAGGACAACATttcgctggcgtacatggatacggACTGTTTCACCTACGAAATCAAGACGCGcaatttctaccaggacctggccgacgactctgcgctcatgagcgtgtttgacacgagcgcgtatcccattggtcacccctgctactcgcccaccaataaaaaagtggtgggcaaattcaaggacgagtgcaatggggtgacgatggaggagtttgtcggcctccGAGCAAAGCTATATACATACAGATATGGGGAAACGATTACAAAGAGAGCAAAAGGAATACAAAAGTGTgtggtataa